cgggtacttgggcttcctcccacattaccAAAGCAatcatgttaggttaattgaagagaTTTAATAATTGTGAATATGAGTGTAAATGGTTGCTTGTGCAAACTGTATGTGTCCTGATTGATGAGCTtatgaccagtccagggtgaacCCTGTCTCTGGCATCACAATACTGTACAACAGTGCTAACCCTAAGTAATTATAATCCATCCACTTCCAGCAATTCTGGGGCCTGGGTATAATTtggcttattttgtttttgtagtaaCCTGAATTTTTATTTAAGGGATTActatatttcttcttttgtttagcCATATgtatagaaataataataataatgataataataataacaataataataataataataataataataataataataataataataataataataataataataataataataataataataatgatgatattaCATGTCACGAGACCTCTTGTTTGAACTGTGGGGTGCAGAAATAAACCCGCTGAGAAGCTGCATGATGAAGTGAGCACAGAGCTTTTCAAGGAGGCTGAACTCTCTAAGGGAATCATGGCCCTCATGCAGCGTGTCGTGAAGCAGATCACCGAACAAATACGGTAAGGGAGCATGTCGAAGACAATATGCAGTCAGTCCATTTGAGTTGATGAAATCAATTATGCCATCTTTATTCCAGATTGAACCAATCGGCCAAATTCCAAATTGAACAGGATCTCAAGGAGAAATATGTTGCGCAGAACGTAGATACCTCCTGTGCCTCAATGACGCCGCATTCCCTCATCAACACACAGCAAACTTTAAACGACAAGACAGATTCCTCCAGGTGAACGGCCGTGTTCTTTCTTATTTCCATTCTATGTTGAAAAAGATTTGTCATCATTACTCAAGTAACTATTGAAAAATAAGATATAtattactgtatactgtatgaaAGAATACATTACATATGCAATGCATGTATAATGTTTATGTTCTTCTGCCCTACCtgagtgttatttttgtttattgataCTCACTTCAAATACACgacaaaataaatcacacacattttacattcaaATATAACACAGCTTTTAATTTCTTTCACAAAAAGTGCTAGCTTATGGCTAACACAGAATGTATTACCCTATTGACGGGCTAATAGGAAATTAGCATGAGTTCTAGGAGTGATATACTgtcaaataacgaatatccaCACATAAATGTCGTAGGGAGACTTGCAGACAGGTAATTTGACAATACCAATAgtatttattcttctttttgaaaaaaataattttattacaaaagataaattcagattttattatttgactatttttgcACCACACTGCCCATTAGAGACCAGTGCACAGCGCTTTGTACTAAGTCAACGATGACAGCAAGTCCTGTTACATCCCTAATGTGTGTATACACAGTATActcataaaatgtataaaattccATCCTCTTTCAGTTCATCTGTGACGCCGGTACAATGGGGCAACCACTCTGATTTCATCATCGCGAAAGCAGAGCAGCAGAAGAGAAACTCTGTGTCCCTGAGAGCGCTGGTGGAGTCTCTACTGGCACAGACTGCCGCCGATATGCTAAAGCAGTTCCAGGCCACATCAGCAGCCTTTCAGTTCAGTATCAAGCAGCTCAAGACTATCAAAAGCCAGGTTGAGGACCAACTCACCAAGGTGGGgattaattttgtttatttttgtataaattaTGCATGCATGCTGAGCATAGTATAGTCCGATCAACTATCTACCAATGGAGCTATTTATTTGACAGAGAGGGTTCAAAGGAGTGTAGTGATTTCCATATCTGCCATTCTCAATACCCGTTCCATTATATAAAACTGCCTATCAAAGATTGACTGGCTCCGCTGTGTTAGAGGTCAGCTGACTACGAACAAAAGGCAGAACACATCCTAGACCGGTCGCTAGTCAAACACAGGGTTCATATACAGTgaagacaaccattcacacactGACTGGGAATTGAATTGTCTGTATGGAAGTCAAGCAAGTAAATCAAGAGAAATGATGATTTTGGAAGTACAAGTATTCTGCCCTATGCCAGCGAAACACCAAGATCACCTGTAACAGGCTTGGGAATAACTAAGACAATGATGGAAAACGTATTTAAGAACAGACAGAATCAATATTCCCTTGATCAATATGCAGGTAGAGAATATAATAGCAATCGACCATTTCACATACAGTAGCAAAGATGGCCAGTAGACATCACAATACATCTGGAACTCCAAGGCTTTATCCCTCCATAAAAAGATTAAGATATTGAATACTGCCTTATATGGCAAAAGAAAACTGCTCAAACATCGTAATAGTTGGAGAGGTGTGGTTGCTGCCGTGTGCTCCACTTTTAATAGTCTAAAGCAGAAGTTCTCAAATGGGGATATACGTAAAGGCACTCCAAGGGGGTACGTaaaattttaaaacactttttacacaaatttttataattaagttaattatatttttttaaatttccaaaTAAGCTCATAAATATAAATAGAGTTCCAAActttaataaatcagacaataatctgtttgaagtgtttttttccccaatcagAAATACTTTGCGCTGGTTAAGGTTACTtcactaaaaaaatatttcacagggggtacgtcactgaaaaaaggttgagaaccactggtctaaagGAACAAGAAGAATAATTAATTATGTAGAGTAGGAAGAATGCAAAATGCTTCAAGAAATGTCTTGTATTAATAACCCACATGGCAACACAaaattccattttaaaatgtagttttagtgCTTGACTGTCATGTTGTTGCATGCTAGGTTGTGTCAGAGTTAGCCAGCCAGCAGCGAAACCGTGAGGATCTCCTGGTGGCTGTCACCGAGAACGAGCATTTCTTGAGCTTGGCTCAGGCAAGGCTGGATTTGCGTCAGCAGAGGCCCCCAAAAGAGAAGTGCCATGATCAAGCACAATCACAGCTCCTCGCAGAAGTCGGCCAACTTAGCAGTCAAATCGACACGTACGTTCAGGCAGGACGCGCTCATCACATGCAGGCACTTTGTGTGGCTGTAGTCGCCATTACGTTCCTTATCTAACTTGCTGTTCATTCCTGCTTTCTCCATTGTCAGGTTGCATGAGACAGTGGAGCAGTCAGAAGAGCAGCAGAGGGCGCTGGTCCGCTGTCAGCTGGAGCTGCAAGAGAACATTGAAATCAAGGCTAGGCTCCTCTACGTTGATGAGGTCATCTGCGGCCAACTCAGGAAGCAAATGGTCATACACAACTTTTGACATGCAATGactgtacttaaaaaatgttgtttatcAAATCATATTCACTCCTGTTACCCATATATGAATGCATTATAACTGTCTTGAGAGATACTAGCCTAGCATCCCTTTCCAGTAAAGGACCCGTGTCAACGATTTACAAACGGTCtattaaagcatttaataaatttgTTAACATGTAATTGCTACGTTCTGACTAAACACGAAATGTCACGTTTGCACATTGCTAGTTAATCTCGTGGTTGTGTTGGCTGCTAATTGTtttcttggttgacagttcaacagctgtaaacaagcaGTCTACTCACCAGATATGCCAACTTCCTTGATCCCCATTCACTAAGCCTGTCCCTTTTTGGCTCGGTCCCGGCAAGCATTGGAAGCTGCCTCTGTTGTATACCTCCCGGTCTCACAGACTGCAATATTGTccgacattgtttttatttcagtacgctgtttgtgtgtgtatttaatattgtttttgttacatagtggggccaacattcacAGAGTTCTGGGGCCCACCCATCCATGTGGGGCcgttttgctgggccccacaagtttagacctctttttgagggtcaagacttggttttagagtttaggtttgaattgggtaatggttgaggttagtgtAAGGAATAGggataggcaatcatttttgatgtgcACTGCTAACACAAAAGGGACCAGACAACTGACAGTAACTACAAGCAAAAGCAAGGATGCAACCAAGACTGAAAGGAAGCAGATAACTAAATACAaaaactgacgagacaacgaggaACACCTGCAGAAGACACGCGGAGGCGGAGAGAACTGATTGGTATACAAAAAGGGATGAGGCTGAGAGAACAGGTGGATACAAAAAACTCAGCCATTATACAAACCACAAGAAATTTGACaataatgtcaaataaaactaaatgtaatctagacaaaacaaaaactttatgTGGAAAATGCTTATTGGCGGATTATCCCCGTTTTCAAAATTAGATTTTGGTATAAACAAACCGTACCCATTTACGTTATATTTAACTTACTTGATGGTGTACTTCCACACTTAATGAGAGGGCAGGCACTCATTATTATACAAGCATTTTAAACGCCAATTTAGGTCCGCTTTAAGACTGCACCATTGTGTCATTCAAGCATTGTTAGCACAGAGTTAAACTAATGGTTGTTTTTCCACAGATTTGGAATGGAATTCAATACCAATGACATGGTAAATTATGCAAACATTTTATGATTATGCATTAATCAAGAAATGTAGATTTCAACACATTTTGTCAAAAGGGCCATTACTTTAGGCTAGCTGTAGTTTGAATAGTCTGGATGGGCCCGTTGTGGTGAAGAGGCCTCTTCCTATGCTTCTCTGTTCTCTGGGCATCttgcttttacttttttgtcttcagtgttacttttaaaagtcaatgaaaacttaaaaaaaagtatttgttgaggtgattttctaaatgtttttcAGTGCAATTTCAAACAGCAGATAATGTAAATGTCTTCTTGTCAAGGTGTGAATATTTTCCAAGATGTTTACAAATGCTTTGTTGATGACACACAGACTGCCAATCTGTCTAA
The genomic region above belongs to Vanacampus margaritifer isolate UIUO_Vmar chromosome 5, RoL_Vmar_1.0, whole genome shotgun sequence and contains:
- the tekt1 gene encoding tektin-1 — its product is MSTRGKNTHLIGGSTLESIDVIRNHSKLFRGECTRLIEDCNKSCKRLEDDDSERLDHRVQDIQFVKKELEMKLEENILETDKLIALENRVTKAGEACKEPLRLTLRSIDERNKPAEKLHDEVSTELFKEAELSKGIMALMQRVVKQITEQIRLNQSAKFQIEQDLKEKYVAQNVDTSCASMTPHSLINTQQTLNDKTDSSSSSVTPVQWGNHSDFIIAKAEQQKRNSVSLRALVESLLAQTAADMLKQFQATSAAFQFSIKQLKTIKSQVEDQLTKVVSELASQQRNREDLLVAVTENEHFLSLAQARLDLRQQRPPKEKCHDQAQSQLLAEVGQLSSQIDTLHETVEQSEEQQRALVRCQLELQENIEIKARLLYVDEVICGQLRKQMVIHNF